The genomic window TCTGGCATCAGAGTTTAAATAGTCTGTTTCTGTTATTGCCACAATTTTTATAGGCAAACTTTCAATAAATTGTGAAATGTCCATTTTTAGTATCTTCTGGCCTTAGGTGAATAAAGTCTTGCCGTCTTAGTCTGGGCACAGGTTAAATTTATACTTACCATGTACTTTAAAAAGATGGAGCCGTACACACATGTGATGCAGATAtaaatgcaggtaaaacacccatacacataaaaattttaaaggctaGAGAAATAAACCAACCCATCTTTGGAGGCAGAAAGGTGACAAGGATCCTGGAATTCTCGGATGAGTTCCCTGCTCCAGCAAAAGGGCAAGGAAGAGAAAGGCTGAGGCTTCAatgacagcagaagcaaaagttGCCCCTGGAGGAGATTCTTTGCTAGACATTTCTGTGAGCAAAGCTCTGCTGGACAGGAACAGATAGCTACTCTTGCATGACAAAGCCCCTTCAAAATCCCTTCCTGTGGGACAGGggagcaaacatttttttttcatttactcttCAAACTTCTCCCAAGGCAAGAGTCGTTAGTTTCAGATACAACTGGGGAAACTAAAGCTGCCTTTTGTCCCAGAGTTGGTAAGGAACAGCTGAAATCTGACGCAGCCCCTCTTCCTCCATTCGCTGTTCTTCACAGGGATACAGTGTATCCGTGTAAGGTCTCCCTTGATTCTTTTCCACATtgcctttcccccttcccttcacaCGGGAAAGTTTCTAGACGGAAAGACCCACAGCtggttacatatttttttttgttataaaacCTTTAATGTTAACTTACAATACAATGTAAACctttatgaaaaaaatttaaagtacacTAGATTTCTTCAGGAAACTACTGTTAACTACGCAGGTGCAGTACAGGACGGGGCACTGCATCTTTTGTGGACagattttctgttgctgtgttctCAAGTCAAACCCTCCCCCcgtcaaacagaaaaaaacccaccTAGCTGTAAGGTGGAAGTTCCCTGTTCAGCACCAGGCGACACCCTCTGATTTTGTGTTCTGGGAGTTACTTCTCAGTTTCTGAAACTCCTTTGTTGGCCTTGGCACCATTAGCAATATTCATAATAGCTGATAAGTTGGAAattctatacttttttttatagACAAGAGTTCTCCTGCCATCTCTTTCTCTACTATCTTTTGGTGGAAgcaaggagaaaaaacaaaaacaaccctatTTGCTGCAGACAACTCTTCAGAAGACCAGACTGGACCCACTGGGACTGCAGAATTTCAGCTCACTCAGGCATCGCTGCTTGGTCACCCCCATGGTCATTCAGCTGAGGCTACTTCCGTGGGGAGTAAGGGACAGAACTTGAAACAAGTGCTTCTATCATCCATAACTTGCCCAGAAgcaatttaaacaaaaacaaaagcttgcCAGTCTCTTCAAGCTCACAGGTCTTAGGGAGTCAAAGATTCTACAGCCATGAGGGACAAAAgtcaaatttatatttcttatagaAAGGGGGGAAATGGCACCCAGACAGAACTAGGAGCAGCAAGAAAATGAACCGTCTTACAGATACCATAGAGCCACAGACCTGGGGTGGTGGTACTCACCCACTGTTTGAGAGCGTGAAGCAGGAAGGGCCCTTGCTTTAGTACTCTGGCACCTAGTTATCATTTTGTAGTTTTCAAAAGGCAAGAAGCATAGAATATATACATTACAGAATGAGATTAAGGGGGAAAATCGGAGCATCCTCAAGCAGGTGTGAGCAAGAGACTTCCACAGAACAGCTGCCTGTGTGCCAGGCAGACAGACAGTGACTACAAACTGAGAGGGAGGCCGCTCCAGGTGGAAAAGTCCCTCTGCATAGCTGTCACCAAGACAGACTTCATCTGAGGGCCATCCAGTCCCATCACTGCAGTTCTGGCATCAGGGGCGGTTTCTCACCTGCTATGGCAGACAGCAAACGGAGCTAATGTTTCCTAAGGTAGAATGTAGAGCCCTGTGCTAAGGCCACAGGACATTCTAGGGTTTTCCAGGGACTCCGCAAGCCATCCTCACCACGCCTACTCTAACAGTGGAAGCCACGGAGGGCCGTTGCTCTAGTTAGGAGGGCCTTCTGGAGGTGACAACACAAGCCATGCTTTCCCTTGACTGGAATGCCTTGTCTCGTGGTATATAACGACCACGGGGACTCCACGGGGGCTGCAGTGTGTCAGCCTGTTACCAGTGTAGCTAGCCCGCACTTAGGAATCCTTGTCAGTGCACACTGGCATGTGTTAATGCACAGCTTCACTATGTACCCACTACCACAGATGAGATGTTTAGAAGGGGGAAAAAGCTCCTGTTGCTTCACCATAGCAAAGGAGGAAGGCTAGGAGCTGCCTCTGGTAAGCAGCCTCATCAGAAAGTGAATGTGCCCTTCTTCCCACGGCTCACACAGGCTGGGAAGTCCCATTTCCCctgtggagacagggtttcactttgtagctctggctggactgaaactcagagatccacctgcctctgcctcccagagctgcAGTGTTTAAATCATCACTATCACACTTGCACTGAACAGGGCGGGTGGATGCGGGTGAATGGTGGCCCGAGGATGGGTCCCACTAGTCCTTTGGAAAGGCACCAAGCTTGGTGAGTTAGGAAAACTGGGAAAGAGCAGCATGTGTCAAGGGAACCAGACCCCTCACCACCACCTGGTACAGATGCCAAAGAAGAACTGCAGTTCTGTGTAAAGGTGagtacacaccccacacacaggtGTAAACGGTACACACACAGCCTCTGTGTGGGTCACAAACCCAGAATTCCTCTCATTGTTCGAAACAGGATACACAAGTGGCAGAACTGTACCAAATGACCTCTCTGGGAACATGAGAGGAGCAATGGCAGAAGTAAGCGCAAGGTAGCCCTGGGCACCTTTATTACACTACCTTGGGCTAAGGAACCCAGGGCATTGGCTCTTTACCAAAtaaattcaaggaaaaaaaatacacctaAGTCAGCCTCATTCCTTTGGTCATTATcattacaaaacaaacagaaacagagttATTCATAAACTGTGGGCAGTCTGTTCCATCCTCGCTTCCCCTCGTCCTCAGGAGATGCTGCTGTAACTGGTTGGTGGAGGTTTCCATCTGTGTTTTCTATAAAAGCAAGAATGAATGAGAGGCCGTGGGAATGTCTCCTTCCCCACTCGGGACAATGGATGGGTTGAGGGAGAAGTCTCTTCTCTGGAAGGTGTGTGGTGAGGCTGCGGGAAGGCGAGTCTGCCAAGCAGGTATGTTCACTGCTGACCTTGCACACGCACACAGGTTGTGACTTTTGCAGGCAGCATGGTTTCTGATCCTTCCTTAGGATGCAgcagttttcttaaaaaaaatattgtattataataataatattatgaatttatctcttgttctctttgtttttccatttcttttagggattggggtgggagggaggaggcatAAAAGTGTCATTCGTCTGTCAGGTCCTGAACAAAGAGAACTTCTGTGTGGCCAAGTCCTGCCTCCTGCAGTGTGGGAGGGGTGGGCCATTCCTCTGAAGGGACACACGGCAGGACCCGTCTTGGGAAATTGGCTTCAATCTGAAACTTCTCAGGGCTTTCCTTCAAGGAGAATAAGAAGTCATGGATGACCTGCAGATGCCACACAGAAAACAAGGCAGTGAGAAGACACAGTGTCAAGTCACATGTCCCCAACCTTCCCCAGATGACCCAGCCCACAGCACCGTCAAGTCACAGGTCCCCCCACCTTCCCAGGATGACCCAGCACACAGCAGTCATATCACAATGGGATTCTACTGCAAGTAGGTTTAGTTCCCTGGAAAAATATGTGATAGCTCTTTTTAAGAATTCaccaggccaggtggtggtggcgcacacctttaatcccagcactccagaaacagaggcgggcggatctctgtgagtttgtagctagcctggtctacaagagctagttccaggacaacaagagaaaacctgtcttgaaaaaacaaaaagagagggagaaagagagagagagagaaaggcaaaatTCATCCAGTAATTCTATATATAGATGGCTGTATCTATAAACACtgcattgttattattttattattatctagatttttattatttaattttatatccatattattatattttgtattatatatttatatcatgttatttattttacttatatattaattactattattttattcattgttttattatgttattatttGGGCCCCACCcaaactggttttgtttttctaggtaAACTGGTCTATGGTAGAATTGTATCGATATTTCAGTCTTGTCCCTTGAGTCTCCTTTAGCCTGGAAGCAACTCTGTTACTCTGTGGAGTTCAGAGTCAGGCATCTCTGCAGAACGTCAAGCAGATAAAGGGCATCACTCAGGGCACCCATTTGGGCGGGGCAACCTTCCCTTTGTTCTACTGTTTATGATATTCACTCTGATCATGTGACTCAGGAGGTGCCTGCCTGGTACCCCTCTATAGGCATTCTCTAGCTGGTAGTGCTTCACAGGGAAGTACTCTGAAAATGCCAAGGCATGTGGTTTTTCAgtcttttaaatgtgtttatacTAATACAGGTTCCTCACTTCATATTTTAGCAAAAAAACCAGTGAGAATAGGCTGAGTAGCAGCTGGGTCTCCATGTTTGAAAGGGAgtcaaatgtttttgtttttttaattaattttatttttttctttaatttttttttttttactatgcattggtgtttgacctgcatgtctgtgtgagagaaaTCATATCCACTGGAACTTgtgttatagacagttgtgagttgccttgtgagtgctgcgaattgaacccaggtcctctggaagagcagtcagtgctctaactgctgagccatctctccagaacccagTCAActgctttaagaaaacaaaatctattttttaaatatttatttatttatttattatgtatataatattctgttttgcgtgtatgcctgcaggccagaagagggcaccagacctcattacagatggttgtgagccaccatgtggttgctgggaattgaactcaggacctttggaagagcaggcaatgctcttaacctctgagccatctctccagcgcccaacaaaatctattttaaaaaccacagagaggggctggagagatggctcagtggttaagagcattgcctgctcttccaaaggtcctgagttcaattcccagcaaccacatggtggctcacaaccatctgtaatggggtctggtgccctctctggcctgcagacatacacacagacagaatattgtatacataataaataaaaaaaaaaaaaaaaaaaccacagagaaaccctgtctcgaaaaaccaaaaaaaaaaaaaaaaaaactattttaaaatgatgtGTATCTATGGTTGtcagggggaggggtgggaataCTGGatgggtatatgcacatgagagCAAGGCCATGGAAGGCGAGCGCttgagtcacaggtggttgtgaaccaaactcaggtcctctggatgagaaACAAGTGCTTATAATAACTGACCAGCCTCAACTGCTTTGTGACCACCCATAGGATCTAGGGATGACTTTCCCCTGTGGTtagcctttttatttctttatgatagggtctcattgtgttgggactggcctagaattcaccaCATAGACCATGTagatctcaaactcatagagatcagcctgcttctgggAGGCACATTTATGTTACCTAATTAAAAAttctagggctagagagatgacttagtagttaaaagaactggctgcttctgaggtcttgagttcaattcccagcacccacatggtggctcacaactatctatgaCTGTAGTCTCATGTAATTCTCatggaatctgatgtcctcttctgatgtgtaaatgtacatgcagataaaacatacattaatcccagcactgggaaggcagagacaggctgatctctgagttcaaggccagtctagtctataaagtgagttctaggacagccaagcctacagagaaaccctgtctcgaaaaaacaaaacaaacacacatatacataaaatacattaatCTTATTTTGGAGATTAACGGCTAGAGTTGTAGCTCAATGTTGGAATGCCTGCTAGCATATGGGAGACCCTtaactccatccccagcactgaaaaaacaccccccccaaaatgCTCTCCTCTcaatataaataaacacataaattgAGCTATTTCTTCTCTTCCAAGCCACCACCTcattttcactctgttctagtccTTTGGGTCTTGTTTTCTGTACTAACCACTTGTGTGTCTAGTTCCAAACACAATGTATAAAGTTTAAAGTTAAAGGGGTGGCTAGGCACCGTATCTaagagctcagcaggtaaaggtccTTTTTCCCAAGCCAGAAGATTCCAACCCAAGAACCTACAGAGAGGAAGGGGATTGGACTCCCATAATGTGTCCTTTGATCTTCACCTGCACACCATAGCACACATGCAACAAACACACATCTACAGCCTAAAACTGCATATATCATCTGGCTTAGGTGATCCTTACTGTTAGAGACTGTGAAAAATGGAACCGTCTCTCTACTCTGGTATCATTGGGTAACTTGAAAATGATCTTGACACTTTCAGGGTCATCTGGGGATGGCTCAGGAGGCAGGCATTccaactttctttccttttcctcctgtaagttctagagaaacacaaaacaaaggtaAGGTTATGGCTTAAGTAGGGAAACAAGAAACCAGGAATACAATGGCTATGTAAGTTTACTGCACATAAGAAGAAAATCTAATGAACAATAAATGTAGGGAACTCTCCCGGGGGCTGGCAAGagagctcagcagataaaggtgtgTGGGCCCTGAAGGTAGGAGCCTAAAAAGAGAGACCAAGTTCCATCCTCAGAAACTGTGTtatgggtggaaggagagaatgactctccaaagttgtcttttgaccttcACAGAAGCACTGTGGCACTGTGTGCCAGCActcacacatcacatatacacacctagACAAAATCTCAttgattgactgactgactgaagcaggttctcatgtagccttgtctggcttcaaactgacaaagatccatctgctttTGATTTCCAAGTGATGGAATTGAAGGAGTGTACCCACTACACCTGTGGATAAAAATCATAAAAGCAACCATTCCCTCTCCCCACAAAACCAACTTGGCAAGAAATGTGGAACAACGTTACTGTGCTCCCTGTATTGCTGACTGTGTCTATGCATTTCAGTATTTGGAGGGAAAAGGATCCTGGCTGTAAGCAAACGACTATACACACTAAAAACACTGTGAACGAAATGCCAGTCTGCTAACACTGATATTGAGAACAAGTATGGGAAACAATTACCCATAATGCCAACTCAACTCTGCCTTCACACACAAAGCCATGGGTGACAAAGTCTGGGCATGCTGGGAATGACAAGAACAGAGACATGGCTCACCTGCcgcctcctctcctctgccagcttctgctgctgcacctcctcctcctttcgGCGTTTCCTCTCTcgttcctctctctttttcctttctttctcctggtctGCCCTGAGAGAAGCCAGGTAGGCTTCATCTTGTTGTTGTCTCAGCACTTGGGTCTGGTTCCTTTCTTCCCTATGGacagatcaaaaacaccaaacacaacccttatttgataactgttttagtAACaagtcttcctcctccctcactccTGTCCCCCTAGGCAAGTATAGTTCTTGACTGTGTTCCTCCCACTTCCATCTTGAAGGCTAGCTGCTagcttgagatcctcctgcttcaacttttcaagtactgagattagagACATGCccacatgtttttatttaattaaaaaaaattttttttttcctgagacagtgtCCTGGTTGCTACTATTTATTTACCTGTCAATTTGACTCAAGCTGGAGTTACCTGAGAAGAGGAAGACACAACTGAGAGAATGCCTGGCTTATaggaactcaggaggcagaggcaggcagatctctgtgagtttgaagccagcctggtctacagagcaagtgccaggactccacaaagaaaccctgtctcaaaaaaaaaaaaaaagtaggtgtgtgtgtgtgtgtgtgtgtgtgtgtgtgagagagagagagagagagagagagagagagagagagagagagagagagagagagagagagaacacaggtgCCCTTGAAGGTGTTTGATCTCCTAGAGCTGCAGTCCAGTCATGAGCTGACTGGACTTaagagctgggaattgaaatgGGGTCCTCTGTGAAACAAGTACAtgtttttaaccgctgagccatctcttagccCCTaccttatttcttcttcttctttttttttttttgtttgtttttcaagacagggtttctctgtgtagccatggctgtccggtaacttgctctgtagaccaggctggccttgaactcacaaagacctgcctgcctctgcccctcaagggctgggattatttATGTCTTTATCATGCTCCTGGGATGAAGTCTGCACTAGATCCTGAAAGGTCACAATTTAAACAATCTCTCTAGAGTTCAAACAAGTGAAGCTGAGTGCTTCCCCGGGTTTGCTGAACTGCGCGAGTAAATGAATCAACGTGCAAGCTCTGGGAGCCTTGAGAGACGGCTCTTAAAATACACGCGAAAGAAGGCAGGAGTCGCAATTGGAGTCTAAAGTGAAAAGGGGACAGCCTTGGAGCTTGCACTCTCAACAAAAGGGTCAGAATTGAATTGATTAGGCAGCTGTAGGTAGCTGCTGAAGAACTAAGTGCTAGTCTGGCGTGTGGGCAAAACCACTTACACATTGGGTACCAGAAGTGATCTGTTTTGAGGATGGCCAGATAAGCAGaccctttgtttgttttctattataaGGCAGACAGAGGTGTGGACAGGTGTCTACAAAATTAAAAGTACTCTAGAACTATGACTGTTTTCAATTTCCTTGACTTCCCCATTACAAATTTTCTATAATTACTGTACAAAATTCAAGCAATGGGGGAGAAGCTATAACCAGTCCACCTTTTCACATTAAATCCTTTCTATAATGTTCAGCCTTCTAAACTATTCATCAACGTGAAGCAAAAGCTTAAAGTATGTAAAACAAGGCAAAGAAGTTTGTGGAGCTCAGGTCAGTCCTTCAAACACAATATCTGTCTCCTTTTAGAAAGGAACTCCCTGATACCTTTCTAGGCGTTCTGACACCAGGTAAGTCTGGTTTGCATCCATTATGAATGTCAGCTGGTTGATGAGGTCATCAGGTTGAATGAGGCCTTCTAGCCGTCCCACCACAGTCATACGGCGATCTTTCAACATAATCATAGCCAGGAAAGGGTAGGTATTCTCTCGTAAAGCCTGTGAAACTGACAAAAAGACCCAAGGGTAAGACGTGGGGATGAAACAGATCAACCACAGACTTTGCATACTGACAGAATGCCTTAATGTTGGCTGGAGTAAAAGGTGGGTGTCATTTCTTCTCTGCCTAATTTTTTTCCTACTggtttcttcttaaaatttttgtaaCTGCTAAAAAacacttaaagatttatttctattttatgtaaagCAGTGTTTTGTCTccatggattaaaggtgtgcaccaccatcacgcAGCTATTGGTCAGgatttctacacacacatatgctgtCTTTTTGTCCTCATCTAATTTCTTCCTTACCTCATTTTCCTAACCTTTTTTCTCCCCTTAACAAGGCTAGTTTTTCTACTCCAATAGAATAAGAAGGTTGGTCTTTAAAGAACCAAGGATGTAGTATAATGCAGCTGCACCTCTGTCCTAATGTTagaaagaagacattttataACTTTCTACAAGTATCCTTTGTGCCATCTATCTACGAGTCCCACCGAGCTAGAGTAGAATGGTAAAACACAAGCTGCAGAACATGCCAAATGTTCACAGAACATTTAGGAGTAAAGATTTAGAATCAAGATGCAagaccaggtggtgatggcacaaaagtccagcacttgggaagcagaggcaggtggatctctgagttcaaagtcagcctggtttacagagtgaatttcagaactgttacccagagaaaccctgtctcaaaaaaaaccaaccaacaaacaaacaaatagaagaagGGGGAAAGCACTAAGATGCAGGAGAAGCAGCTGCAGCACATTTGAACACTAGTCACAATCCTAAGGAAAAAGGttacagctgggcggtggtggcgctcgcctttaatcccagcactcaggaggcagaggcagggggatctctgggagttcgaggccagcctggtctacaagagctagttccgggacaggcaccaaagctacagagaaaccctgtctcgaaaaaccaaaaaaaaaaaaaaaaaggttacaaAAGGACTGAGCTCTTTGTCTCTTCTGATGAtttctatttggttttgtttgtttttcgagacaaggtttctctgtgtaacaatgctgactgtcttggaactcactctgtagactaggctggcctcaaattcacagagatcccgtctgtctctgcctcttgagcgctggtattaaaagtgtacaccaaaagccaggcagtggtggcgcacatatttaatcccagcactcgagaggcagaggcaggtggatctctgtgagtttgaggccaacctggtctataaaagctagttccaggacaggctccaaacaaacaaacaaaaaagcgtgcaccaccacagctggctggCTTTCTTCAGAcagtttttaagaaatatttatctttattaagAATTACTGTCAGAAAGAGCTGAACTGCCTGCATC from Microtus pennsylvanicus isolate mMicPen1 chromosome 4, mMicPen1.hap1, whole genome shotgun sequence includes these protein-coding regions:
- the Faf2 gene encoding FAS-associated factor 2 isoform X1; the encoded protein is MAAPEEQDLTQEQTEKLLQFQDLTGIESMEQCRLALEQHNWNMEAAVQDRLNEQEGVPSVFNPPPSRPLQVNTADHRIYSYVVSRPQPRGLLGWGYYLIMLPFRFTYYTILDIFRFALRFIRPDPRSRVTDPVGDIVSFMHSFEEKYGRAHPVFYQGTYSQALNDAKRELRFLLVYLHGDDHQDSDEFCRNTLCAPEVVSLINSRMLFWACSTNKPEGYRVSQALRENTYPFLAMIMLKDRRMTVVGRLEGLIQPDDLINQLTFIMDANQTYLVSERLEREERNQTQVLRQQQDEAYLASLRADQEKERKKREERERKRRKEEEVQQQKLAEERRRQNLQEEKERKLECLPPEPSPDDPESVKIIFKLPNDTRVERRFHFSQSLTVIHDFLFSLKESPEKFQIEANFPRRVLPCVPSEEWPTPPTLQEAGLGHTEVLFVQDLTDE
- the Faf2 gene encoding FAS-associated factor 2 isoform X3, producing MEQCRLALEQHNWNMEAAVQDRLNEQEGVPSVFNPPPSRPLQVNTADHRIYSYVVSRPQPRGLLGWGYYLIMLPFRFTYYTILDIFRFALRFIRPDPRSRVTDPVGDIVSFMHSFEEKYGRAHPVFYQGTYSQALNDAKRELRFLLVYLHGDDHQDSDEFCRNTLCAPEVVSLINSRMLFWACSTNKPEGYRVSQALRENTYPFLAMIMLKDRRMTVVGRLEGLIQPDDLINQLTFIMDANQTYLVSERLEREERNQTQVLRQQQDEAYLASLRADQEKERKKREERERKRRKEEEVQQQKLAEERRRQNLQEEKERKLECLPPEPSPDDPESVKIIFKLPNDTRVERRFHFSQSLTVIHDFLFSLKESPEKFQIEANFPRRVLPCVPSEEWPTPPTLQEAGLGHTEVLFVQDLTDE
- the Faf2 gene encoding FAS-associated factor 2 isoform X2, which translates into the protein MAAPEEQDLTQEQTEKLLQFQDLTGIESMEQCRLALEQHNWNMEAAVQDRLNEQEGVPSVFNPPPSRPLQGLLGWGYYLIMLPFRFTYYTILDIFRFALRFIRPDPRSRVTDPVGDIVSFMHSFEEKYGRAHPVFYQGTYSQALNDAKRELRFLLVYLHGDDHQDSDEFCRNTLCAPEVVSLINSRMLFWACSTNKPEGYRVSQALRENTYPFLAMIMLKDRRMTVVGRLEGLIQPDDLINQLTFIMDANQTYLVSERLEREERNQTQVLRQQQDEAYLASLRADQEKERKKREERERKRRKEEEVQQQKLAEERRRQNLQEEKERKLECLPPEPSPDDPESVKIIFKLPNDTRVERRFHFSQSLTVIHDFLFSLKESPEKFQIEANFPRRVLPCVPSEEWPTPPTLQEAGLGHTEVLFVQDLTDE